A region of Pyxidicoccus parkwaysis DNA encodes the following proteins:
- the moeB gene encoding molybdopterin-synthase adenylyltransferase MoeB, giving the protein MAPTFQELLAGVKQEIREVTVDEVKRLLDARAPMKLVDVREADEYAGGRLPGALHIPRGYLELRIEDRARRDEDVVLYCAGGTRSALAAKTLKELGYTRVASMAGGFNRWSDAALPVEKPFVLTAEQKERYRRHLILPEVGEEGQAKLLQAKVLLMGAGGLGSPAALYLAAAGVGTLGIVDSDVVDLSNLQRQVIHTREFQGQPKVVSARAAIEALNPDVKVVPFQERLTAHNVLRVLEGFDLVLDGGDNFPTRYLLNDACVMQGKPNLHGSIFRFEGQVTTFVPGQGPCYRCLYPAPPPPELAPSCAEAGVLGVLPGLIGLLQANEALKLILGRGEPLIGRLLTFDALGTRFQELKLRRDSTCPVCAPGAKVELIDYEQFCSTPTAA; this is encoded by the coding sequence ATGGCGCCGACGTTCCAAGAGCTGCTGGCCGGAGTGAAGCAGGAGATTCGCGAAGTCACCGTGGACGAGGTGAAGCGGCTCCTGGACGCCCGGGCCCCCATGAAGCTCGTGGACGTGCGCGAGGCGGACGAGTACGCGGGCGGCCGCCTGCCCGGCGCCCTGCACATCCCCCGGGGCTATCTGGAGCTTCGCATCGAGGACCGGGCCCGACGCGACGAGGACGTCGTCCTCTACTGCGCCGGGGGCACCCGCTCCGCCCTGGCCGCGAAGACGCTGAAGGAATTGGGCTACACGCGCGTGGCGTCCATGGCCGGCGGCTTCAACCGCTGGAGCGACGCGGCCCTCCCGGTGGAGAAGCCCTTCGTCCTCACCGCCGAGCAGAAGGAGCGCTACCGCCGCCACCTCATCCTCCCCGAGGTGGGCGAGGAGGGACAGGCGAAGCTCCTCCAGGCGAAGGTGCTGCTCATGGGCGCCGGAGGCCTGGGCTCGCCCGCGGCGCTGTACCTCGCGGCGGCCGGCGTGGGCACGCTGGGCATCGTCGACTCGGACGTGGTGGACCTGAGCAACCTCCAGCGTCAGGTCATCCACACGCGTGAATTCCAGGGCCAGCCCAAGGTGGTGAGTGCCCGTGCGGCCATCGAAGCGCTGAATCCCGACGTGAAGGTGGTGCCCTTCCAGGAGCGGCTGACGGCGCACAACGTGCTGCGCGTGCTGGAGGGCTTCGACCTGGTGCTGGACGGCGGGGACAACTTCCCCACGCGCTACCTGCTCAACGACGCGTGCGTCATGCAGGGCAAGCCCAACCTCCACGGCTCCATCTTCCGCTTCGAGGGCCAGGTGACGACCTTCGTCCCCGGCCAGGGCCCCTGCTACCGCTGCCTCTACCCCGCCCCGCCGCCGCCGGAACTGGCCCCGTCGTGCGCGGAGGCCGGCGTGCTGGGCGTGCTGCCCGGGCTCATCGGCCTGCTCCAGGCCAACGAGGCCCTGAAGCTCATCCTCGGCCGGGGCGAGCCGCTCATCGGCCGGCTCCTCACCTTCGACGCGCTGGGCACCCGCTTCCAGGAGCTGAAGCTGCGCAGGGACTCCACGTGCCCGGTGTGCGCACCGGGCGCGAAGGTGGAGCTCATCGACTACGAGCAGTTCTGCTCCACCCCCACCGCCGCCTGA
- a CDS encoding rhodanese-like domain-containing protein encodes MPIPEISPTRLAELLAGPPESRPALLDVRFPDEHAWVALPDSVLIPLPELDERADELEALRGRPVVVYCHHGVRSLDGAAYLIAKGLEAVSLKGGIDLYSRQVDPTLPRY; translated from the coding sequence ATGCCCATTCCCGAAATCTCGCCCACCCGGCTCGCCGAATTGCTCGCCGGCCCTCCCGAGTCCCGCCCCGCGCTGCTCGACGTGCGCTTCCCGGACGAGCACGCGTGGGTGGCGCTGCCGGACTCGGTGCTGATTCCGCTGCCGGAGCTGGACGAGCGCGCCGACGAATTGGAGGCCCTGCGCGGCCGGCCCGTCGTCGTGTACTGCCACCACGGCGTGCGCAGCCTGGACGGCGCGGCGTACCTGATTGCGAAGGGGCTGGAGGCCGTGTCGCTCAAGGGCGGCATCGACCTGTACTCGAGGCAGGTGGACCCCACCCTGCCCCGCTACTGA
- a CDS encoding serine/threonine protein kinase, producing the protein MNPQSFGKYQLLKKLATGGMAEVWLARQMGIEGFQKNLVVKRILPHLAEDREFVEMFRNEALIAARFNHPNIAQVYEFGEANGTYYIAMEFIHGEDLGRVMRKAASSGQWVARPLAIRIVAAACEGLHYAHSRTDDAGRPLRVVHRDISPQNILISFDGSVKLVDFGIAKAADQASLTKSGAIKGKFAYMAPEQAAGKPLDGRADIFAIGLVLYELLTGVRPLKRDSELATLQAAMECAINPPSQVADVPEEMDPVVMRAIAKNADDRYRDARQFQMALEEILVGQRWVAGSVQISELMETLFADRLADEKAQGQVIPVGEDSANSGTPQPPTPPPPERGRGKPSSPAADMNWEAPPGEQSHRERPRASAARASVPPPPPRRSASVAAPAVAPEDPNEWDAPSGIDEVAPRRRTQEGVRRTSNPNVTQVARTNSRTDLSRTPTGESPLPPRRSNTRATPVQDDGDMDTLPPPPPSRSRANLPQVEDEEEDDERTILPPPPEPVAPPRRRTTGMQSSVEAPRRRSNSRIDNRPEMPEPPPRRSSSGAPVVRNTDDDAVERALEESNRRARKTMATRNVATMGFIVGLLIVIGIFHKPILAVLNGTANDGQGVLLTVNTNERVKVSVRHTPKCRSEQPVTVLGDTPMTMVSGAHLQDTLILENEQQGIYREDSDTLAFGEPGQPKVVTYEFKRGYLQLTLKPDGLKGITVRRNGQDVGNYMSGKGLKIELMEGRHKLELTGGPLKEPFLFEVDIKPGIINKDTQDLSAFLG; encoded by the coding sequence ATGAACCCTCAATCATTCGGGAAATACCAGCTTCTGAAGAAGCTCGCCACGGGCGGCATGGCCGAAGTCTGGCTTGCGCGCCAGATGGGCATTGAGGGCTTCCAGAAGAACCTCGTCGTCAAGCGCATCCTTCCGCACCTCGCGGAGGACCGCGAGTTCGTGGAGATGTTCCGGAATGAGGCGCTGATTGCCGCGCGCTTCAACCACCCGAACATCGCCCAGGTCTACGAGTTCGGCGAGGCCAACGGCACCTACTACATCGCCATGGAGTTCATCCACGGCGAGGACCTCGGCCGGGTGATGCGCAAGGCGGCCAGCTCCGGTCAGTGGGTGGCCCGGCCGCTGGCCATCCGCATTGTCGCCGCCGCGTGCGAGGGCCTGCACTACGCCCACAGCCGCACGGACGACGCGGGTCGGCCGCTGCGCGTGGTGCACCGCGACATCTCGCCGCAGAACATCCTCATCAGCTTCGACGGCTCGGTGAAGCTGGTGGACTTCGGCATCGCCAAGGCGGCGGATCAGGCGTCGCTGACGAAGTCCGGCGCCATCAAGGGCAAGTTCGCGTACATGGCCCCCGAGCAGGCCGCCGGCAAGCCGCTGGACGGGCGCGCGGACATCTTCGCCATCGGCCTGGTCCTCTACGAGCTGCTCACCGGCGTGCGGCCGCTGAAGCGCGACTCCGAACTGGCCACGCTCCAGGCGGCCATGGAGTGCGCCATCAACCCGCCGTCGCAGGTGGCGGACGTGCCTGAGGAGATGGACCCGGTGGTGATGCGGGCCATCGCGAAGAACGCGGACGACCGCTACCGCGACGCGCGCCAGTTCCAGATGGCGCTGGAGGAAATCCTCGTCGGGCAGCGCTGGGTGGCCGGCTCGGTCCAGATTTCCGAGCTGATGGAGACGCTCTTCGCGGACCGGCTCGCCGATGAGAAGGCGCAGGGCCAGGTGATTCCGGTGGGCGAGGACTCCGCCAACTCCGGCACGCCCCAGCCGCCCACGCCGCCTCCGCCGGAGCGCGGCCGCGGCAAGCCTTCCTCCCCCGCGGCGGACATGAACTGGGAGGCGCCTCCGGGCGAGCAGTCGCACCGTGAGCGCCCGCGCGCCTCGGCCGCGCGCGCCTCGGTGCCTCCGCCGCCTCCGCGCCGCTCGGCCTCGGTGGCCGCGCCGGCCGTGGCGCCCGAGGACCCCAACGAGTGGGACGCGCCGTCGGGCATCGACGAAGTCGCCCCCCGTCGCCGTACGCAGGAGGGCGTGCGCCGCACGTCCAACCCCAACGTCACGCAGGTGGCGCGCACCAACTCGCGCACGGACCTGAGCCGCACGCCCACGGGCGAGTCGCCGCTGCCGCCGCGCCGTTCCAACACGCGGGCCACCCCGGTGCAGGACGACGGGGACATGGACACGCTGCCTCCGCCTCCGCCGTCGCGCTCGCGCGCCAACCTCCCCCAGGTGGAGGACGAGGAGGAGGACGACGAGCGGACCATCCTGCCGCCTCCGCCGGAGCCCGTCGCGCCGCCGCGCCGCCGCACCACCGGCATGCAGTCCTCGGTGGAGGCGCCGCGCCGCCGCAGCAACAGCCGCATCGACAACCGCCCGGAGATGCCGGAGCCGCCGCCGCGCCGCTCCTCGAGCGGTGCGCCCGTCGTGCGCAACACTGACGACGACGCGGTGGAGCGCGCCCTCGAGGAGTCCAACCGCCGCGCGCGGAAGACCATGGCCACGCGCAACGTGGCCACGATGGGCTTCATTGTCGGCCTGCTGATTGTCATCGGCATCTTCCACAAGCCCATCCTCGCGGTGCTCAACGGCACGGCGAACGACGGGCAGGGCGTGCTGCTCACCGTCAACACCAACGAGCGGGTGAAGGTGTCCGTGCGCCACACGCCCAAGTGCCGCAGCGAGCAGCCGGTGACGGTGCTGGGCGACACACCCATGACGATGGTGTCGGGTGCGCACCTCCAGGACACGCTCATCCTGGAGAACGAGCAGCAGGGCATCTACCGCGAGGACAGCGACACGCTGGCCTTCGGCGAGCCCGGCCAGCCCAAGGTCGTCACGTACGAGTTCAAGCGCGGCTACCTCCAGCTCACGCTGAAGCCGGACGGGCTGAAGGGCATCACCGTGCGGCGCAACGGCCAGGATGTGGGCAACTACATGAGCGGCAAGGGGCTGAAAATCGAGCTCATGGAGGGCCGCCACAAGCTGGAGCTGACCGGAGGCCCGCTGAAGGAGCCGTTCCTCTTCGAGGTCGACATCAAGCCCGGCATCATCAACAAGGACACGCAGGACCTCAGCGCCTTCCTGGGCTAG
- a CDS encoding VTC domain-containing protein — protein MLSFAEGEVTKLRREFKLVLGAEEAIALCGRLSRELGGHLPAPTRIVSVYFDRPGCPLAERALRSPEDCLKVRTKEYSPDLGAGGVQRVVLEVKRERHGLTQKRRVWVPRADLGRMLRGGAGSLLPLIAGGSLVPVLAVTYKRHVYQATQEWRVTVDRDIAFHTITPELALSQLSLTAERLGTPHSTERRVVVEVKHLGCELPEWLASLNPGGAPAYSKFAEGMARVHDFATDGVAGG, from the coding sequence ATGCTGTCGTTCGCCGAGGGAGAAGTCACCAAGCTCCGGCGTGAGTTCAAGCTCGTGCTGGGAGCGGAAGAAGCCATCGCGCTGTGCGGACGTCTGTCGCGCGAGCTGGGAGGGCACCTGCCCGCGCCCACGCGCATCGTCTCCGTCTACTTCGACCGGCCAGGCTGCCCGCTGGCGGAGCGCGCGCTGCGCTCGCCGGAGGACTGCCTCAAGGTCCGCACCAAGGAGTACTCGCCGGATTTGGGCGCGGGCGGCGTGCAGCGCGTGGTGCTGGAGGTGAAGCGCGAGCGCCATGGCCTCACGCAGAAGCGCCGCGTCTGGGTGCCGCGCGCGGACCTGGGGCGCATGCTGCGCGGCGGCGCCGGCAGCCTGCTTCCGCTCATCGCGGGGGGCAGCCTCGTGCCGGTGCTGGCCGTCACGTACAAGCGCCACGTGTACCAGGCCACGCAGGAGTGGCGCGTGACGGTGGACCGGGACATCGCGTTCCACACCATCACCCCGGAGCTGGCGCTGTCGCAGCTGTCGCTCACGGCGGAGCGGCTGGGGACACCCCACTCGACGGAGCGCCGGGTGGTGGTGGAGGTGAAGCACCTCGGGTGTGAGCTGCCCGAGTGGCTGGCGTCGCTCAATCCGGGCGGAGCGCCGGCATACAGCAAGTTCGCGGAAGGCATGGCGAGGGTCCACGACTTCGCCACGGATGGGGTCGCAGGGGGATAG
- the tmk gene encoding dTMP kinase: MFIDFEGIDGSGKTTLSNLLAARLKRLGYRVAHAREGGELQAPAARRVRELTRDSRLLEMSPRTEFFLNLARDAQQLEEVVAPALRRGEVCITDRYLYSQLALSGGGRGLPMAELQPACELASQGLWPDLVVLVDVDPDLARWRKRLGKLQSARVSDGDSRKGLAGAGLAVRVRESFLEMARKDPQRWLILENNDVPLRVLEQRLVDAVVARLEGREIPVQRIVPAPAALPSEPVTAENVEEHFFRALDAVEVREPALAAWMVGGLPGLPAHQRRLGYAERFPALTARGLNGLDDEPAWTLREVLASTAPAEVASSLSGLTSPRAMMLRERLYAQAPSEVLNGLKRDGSPQAWALRERGIKDGRLADVLCGLEGVDGDESWVVREAGMQRKLYAEVARSLGGLTTARADALREVLLPHDRLAVLRGTTGLDTPLARGLREALADKALKLVLRSLTGLTTAESWALREKGAPLTKEALDSVDGLDDPSAWQLRVTHVSRWPSTAVSSLRGLPLGPYARALIDRALEANPGRLSVLRNAYAAVATARSLATAPARAARSEVDVTARVEVRG, from the coding sequence GTGTTCATCGACTTCGAGGGGATTGACGGCAGTGGAAAGACGACGCTTTCCAATCTGCTTGCCGCGCGGCTCAAGCGGCTGGGCTACCGGGTGGCGCACGCGCGCGAGGGAGGAGAGCTCCAGGCGCCCGCCGCGCGGCGCGTGCGCGAGCTGACGCGTGACTCGCGGCTGCTGGAGATGTCGCCCCGCACCGAGTTCTTCCTCAACCTCGCGCGTGACGCGCAGCAACTGGAGGAAGTCGTGGCGCCCGCGCTGCGGCGGGGCGAGGTGTGCATCACCGACCGCTACCTGTACTCGCAGCTGGCGCTGAGCGGCGGCGGACGGGGCCTGCCCATGGCGGAGTTGCAGCCCGCGTGCGAGCTGGCCTCGCAGGGCCTGTGGCCGGACCTGGTCGTCCTCGTGGACGTGGACCCGGACCTCGCGCGCTGGCGCAAGCGGCTGGGCAAGCTTCAGAGCGCGCGCGTGTCGGACGGTGACAGCCGCAAGGGACTGGCCGGCGCGGGCCTCGCGGTGCGGGTGCGCGAGTCCTTCCTGGAGATGGCGCGCAAGGACCCGCAGCGCTGGCTCATCCTGGAGAACAACGACGTGCCGCTGCGCGTGCTGGAGCAGCGCCTGGTGGACGCGGTGGTGGCGCGGCTGGAGGGGCGGGAGATTCCGGTGCAGCGCATCGTCCCCGCGCCGGCCGCCCTCCCCTCGGAGCCGGTGACGGCGGAGAACGTGGAGGAGCACTTCTTCCGCGCGCTCGACGCGGTGGAGGTGCGCGAGCCGGCGCTCGCGGCGTGGATGGTGGGGGGCCTGCCCGGCCTGCCCGCGCATCAGCGGCGGCTCGGCTACGCGGAGCGCTTCCCCGCCCTCACCGCGCGCGGCCTCAATGGCCTCGACGACGAGCCGGCGTGGACGCTGCGCGAGGTGCTGGCATCGACGGCGCCCGCGGAGGTCGCCTCCAGCCTGAGCGGCCTCACCAGCCCGCGCGCGATGATGCTGCGCGAGCGTCTGTACGCGCAGGCTCCCTCGGAAGTGCTGAACGGCCTCAAGCGGGACGGCTCGCCCCAGGCGTGGGCGCTGCGCGAGCGCGGCATCAAGGACGGCCGGCTCGCGGACGTCCTCTGCGGCCTCGAGGGTGTGGACGGCGACGAGTCCTGGGTGGTGCGCGAGGCGGGCATGCAGCGCAAGCTGTACGCGGAGGTGGCTCGCAGCCTCGGCGGACTCACCACCGCGCGCGCGGACGCGCTGCGCGAGGTGCTGCTGCCGCATGACAGGCTCGCGGTGCTGCGCGGCACCACGGGCCTGGACACGCCGCTGGCGCGCGGCCTGCGCGAGGCGCTGGCGGACAAGGCGCTGAAGCTGGTGCTGCGCTCGCTCACCGGCCTCACCACGGCGGAGTCCTGGGCGCTGCGCGAGAAGGGCGCGCCGCTGACGAAGGAGGCGCTGGACTCGGTGGACGGGCTGGATGACCCGAGCGCGTGGCAGCTCCGCGTGACGCATGTGAGCCGGTGGCCCTCCACGGCGGTGTCGTCGCTGAGGGGCCTGCCGCTGGGGCCGTATGCGCGCGCCCTCATCGACCGCGCGCTGGAGGCGAACCCCGGCCGGCTGTCGGTGCTGCGCAACGCGTACGCCGCCGTCGCCACCGCGCGCTCGCTCGCGACGGCGCCCGCCCGCGCGGCCCGCTCCGAGGTGGACGTCACGGCGCGCGTGGAAGTCCGGGGATAG
- a CDS encoding DUF4956 domain-containing protein yields the protein METFSAFLDSAKSELGLQHAGAMLPRLLAATFIGAVLSLRPWRLLMKRALPRSEMIQAQVLLCAAAAVITAVIGDSVAKAFGLVGLGGFVRFRSGLKDPRDAAILFLMIGLGMACGHGSLGMAGMGMLFVAALLWVLDLFNRDEKAAPKQRLLVSAQADDLVGAEATLRRALRERNVMVKSCALDFDGRRVELEVEEPEPGSLAAALGRTEGAPLRGLRWTAVSPKGAREDMV from the coding sequence ATGGAAACGTTCTCTGCGTTCCTCGACAGCGCGAAGTCGGAGCTGGGACTGCAGCACGCGGGGGCCATGCTCCCCCGCTTGCTGGCGGCGACCTTCATCGGCGCGGTGCTGTCGCTGCGGCCCTGGCGGCTCCTGATGAAGCGCGCGCTGCCCAGGTCGGAGATGATTCAAGCGCAGGTGCTGCTGTGCGCCGCGGCGGCGGTGATTACGGCCGTCATCGGAGACAGCGTGGCCAAGGCCTTCGGGCTCGTGGGCCTGGGCGGCTTCGTGCGCTTCCGCTCGGGGCTGAAGGACCCGCGCGACGCGGCCATCCTCTTCCTGATGATTGGCCTGGGCATGGCGTGCGGCCACGGCAGCCTCGGGATGGCGGGCATGGGCATGCTCTTCGTCGCCGCGCTGCTGTGGGTGCTCGATTTGTTCAACCGCGACGAGAAGGCCGCGCCCAAGCAACGGCTGCTGGTGTCCGCGCAGGCGGATGACCTGGTGGGCGCGGAGGCCACGCTGCGGCGGGCGCTGCGCGAGCGGAACGTCATGGTGAAGAGCTGCGCGCTCGACTTCGACGGGCGGCGCGTGGAGCTGGAAGTGGAGGAGCCGGAGCCGGGCTCGCTCGCGGCGGCGCTGGGCCGCACCGAGGGGGCGCCGTTGAGGGGGCTGCGGTGGACGGCGGTGAGCCCGAAGGGGGCACGGGAGGACATGGTATGA
- a CDS encoding metallophosphoesterase, which yields MHRTSTFILAPLVAALTLATGVACAGVLPRDPFLQKVGPDTATVAFRLAADCTPDVQYGVGATDHTQKSQASGRVHAVVLTGLEPGTEYTYVVSACGQETPAKHFRTAPKPGTRSVHFTAVGDFGTGGTDQKQVSAAMLKVKPELFLALGDNAYSSGTESEIQNNLFTPMADLLAEVPLFASLGNHEYVTNQGQPYLDNLYLPSNNPANSERYYSFDWGHVHFVALDSNCAVGLASADRCALAAQKTWLEKDLAATTQPWKIVFFHHPPWSSGEHGSQLTMRRNFAPLFEKYGVDLVLTGHDHNYERSKPMEGDAVAAAGRGIPYLVVGGGGAALRPFATSRPDWSVIRDDKAHGFLDVNVVDGTLTANLIETDGSVLDSFTLRKDLPPLEQPPAGTLTVTVEGERGEAPHKAGFVATTPLAGAKVTWDFGDGGSGEGEAVQHTYEKAGQYTVTATATAGTQLQTATAVVEVTGVETPGETPPPPPPSPTTDSGTTTPDESRPTLPTNPTDGTISDSKGSGGGGCAASSAAAVPAGVALLVVGMLRRRRRK from the coding sequence ATGCACCGCACTTCCACCTTCATCCTCGCGCCCCTGGTGGCGGCGCTGACGCTCGCAACGGGCGTTGCCTGCGCGGGCGTGCTGCCCCGCGACCCGTTCCTGCAGAAGGTCGGACCGGATACCGCGACGGTGGCCTTCCGCCTGGCGGCCGACTGCACGCCTGATGTCCAGTACGGCGTGGGAGCGACCGACCACACGCAGAAGTCCCAGGCCAGCGGCCGCGTCCACGCGGTGGTGCTGACGGGGCTCGAGCCCGGCACCGAGTACACCTACGTGGTGAGCGCGTGCGGCCAGGAGACGCCCGCGAAACACTTCCGCACCGCGCCCAAGCCCGGCACGCGCAGCGTGCACTTCACCGCGGTGGGTGACTTCGGCACCGGCGGCACGGACCAGAAGCAGGTGTCCGCCGCCATGCTCAAGGTGAAGCCGGAGCTCTTCCTGGCGCTGGGCGACAACGCCTACTCGTCCGGCACCGAGTCCGAAATCCAGAACAACCTCTTCACCCCCATGGCGGACCTGCTCGCCGAGGTGCCCCTCTTCGCGTCGCTGGGCAACCACGAGTACGTGACGAACCAGGGGCAGCCGTACCTGGACAACCTCTACCTGCCGTCCAACAACCCGGCGAACAGCGAGCGGTACTACTCGTTCGACTGGGGCCACGTGCACTTCGTGGCGCTGGACTCCAACTGCGCCGTGGGCCTCGCGTCGGCGGACCGGTGCGCGCTGGCCGCGCAGAAGACGTGGCTGGAGAAGGACCTGGCCGCCACCACGCAGCCCTGGAAGATTGTCTTCTTCCACCACCCGCCCTGGTCCAGCGGCGAGCACGGCTCGCAGCTCACCATGCGCCGCAACTTCGCGCCCCTCTTCGAGAAGTACGGCGTGGACCTCGTGCTCACCGGGCATGACCACAACTACGAGCGCAGCAAGCCCATGGAGGGCGACGCCGTGGCCGCCGCGGGCCGGGGCATCCCCTACCTCGTGGTGGGCGGCGGTGGCGCGGCGCTGCGCCCCTTCGCCACCTCGAGGCCGGACTGGAGCGTCATCCGCGACGACAAGGCCCACGGCTTCCTCGACGTGAATGTCGTGGACGGCACCCTCACGGCGAACCTCATCGAGACGGACGGCTCGGTGCTGGACAGCTTCACCCTGAGGAAGGACCTGCCCCCGCTGGAGCAGCCGCCCGCGGGCACGCTCACCGTCACGGTGGAGGGTGAGCGCGGCGAGGCCCCGCACAAGGCGGGCTTCGTCGCGACGACGCCGCTGGCGGGCGCGAAGGTGACGTGGGACTTCGGCGACGGCGGCTCGGGCGAGGGCGAGGCCGTGCAGCACACCTACGAGAAGGCCGGGCAGTACACGGTGACGGCCACGGCCACGGCGGGCACGCAACTCCAGACGGCCACGGCGGTGGTGGAGGTGACGGGCGTGGAGACGCCGGGCGAGACGCCCCCGCCCCCGCCCCCGTCGCCGACGACGGACAGCGGCACGACGACGCCAGACGAGTCGCGGCCGACGCTGCCCACGAATCCGACGGACGGCACCATCAGCGACAGCAAGGGCTCGGGGGGTGGCGGTTGCGCCGCGAGCTCCGCGGCCGCCGTCCCCGCCGGAGTGGCGCTGCTGGTGGTGGGCATGCTGCGCCGCCGCCGCCGCAAGTAG
- a CDS encoding RsmB/NOP family class I SAM-dependent RNA methyltransferase, with the protein MRVSPAERAKNPERYERPVREDLVLQACLEAYGSVRHEGRLSDRALDFVLRHKKNLYSNERRAVAERVYGLLRRQRTVDFLLSRAHTRFDALDKTRQDVLRLATSRVLYGEPLDVVARTSALAPADAAALGALPEAAAALEALPERERFPIAASLPDFLADLFRKQFGRDAARAAEAMNERATLTARANLLKTDRDTLAKRLKAEGVDTTPTPLSPMGLHLESRLNVFSLESFRDGFLELQDEGSQLLGMLVDAPPTRVVDACAGAGGKTLQLAAQMKNRGDLHALDVDERRMEDLKKRARRAGVHNVRAQLIPHEGPEADAALEPLKGKADRVLVDAPCSGTGTFRRKPDARYRLTPEDLEMHVGRQKALLARFAMLVKPGGRLIYGTCSVLHAENEGVIEDFLSKHPDFTVRPVAELLGPELGPKLGPGPYLRLAPHTHGTDGFFGAVLVRAK; encoded by the coding sequence GTGCGCGTCTCCCCCGCCGAGCGCGCTAAGAACCCGGAGCGCTACGAGCGGCCCGTGCGCGAGGACCTCGTCCTCCAGGCGTGCCTCGAAGCCTACGGCTCCGTCCGCCACGAGGGCCGCCTGTCGGACCGTGCCCTCGACTTCGTCCTGCGCCACAAGAAGAACCTGTACTCCAACGAGCGCCGCGCCGTGGCCGAGCGCGTCTACGGCCTGCTGCGCCGCCAGCGCACCGTGGACTTCCTCCTCTCGCGCGCCCACACGCGCTTCGACGCGCTCGACAAGACGCGCCAGGACGTGCTGCGCCTCGCCACCTCGCGCGTCCTATACGGCGAGCCGCTCGACGTCGTGGCCCGTACCAGTGCCCTCGCTCCCGCGGATGCCGCCGCCCTCGGCGCGCTGCCGGAAGCGGCCGCCGCGCTGGAGGCGCTGCCGGAGCGCGAGCGCTTCCCCATCGCCGCCTCGCTGCCGGACTTCCTCGCCGACCTCTTCCGCAAGCAGTTCGGCCGCGACGCCGCCCGCGCCGCCGAGGCGATGAACGAGCGCGCCACGCTCACCGCCCGCGCCAACCTCCTCAAGACGGACCGCGACACGCTGGCGAAGCGCCTCAAGGCCGAGGGCGTGGACACCACCCCCACCCCGCTGTCCCCCATGGGGCTGCACCTCGAGTCGCGCCTCAACGTCTTCTCGCTGGAGAGCTTCCGCGACGGCTTCCTGGAGCTCCAGGACGAGGGCAGCCAGCTGCTCGGCATGCTGGTGGACGCGCCGCCCACCCGCGTGGTGGACGCGTGCGCGGGCGCCGGTGGCAAGACGCTGCAGCTCGCCGCGCAGATGAAGAACCGCGGAGACCTCCACGCGCTGGACGTGGACGAGCGCCGCATGGAGGACCTCAAGAAGCGCGCGCGCCGCGCCGGCGTGCACAACGTCCGCGCGCAGCTCATCCCCCACGAGGGCCCCGAGGCGGACGCCGCGCTGGAGCCCCTCAAGGGCAAGGCGGACCGCGTGCTGGTGGACGCGCCGTGCAGCGGCACCGGCACCTTCCGCCGCAAGCCGGACGCGCGCTACCGCCTCACGCCCGAGGACTTGGAGATGCACGTGGGCCGGCAGAAGGCGCTGCTCGCGCGCTTCGCGATGCTGGTGAAGCCGGGCGGCCGCCTCATCTACGGCACGTGCAGCGTGCTCCACGCGGAGAACGAGGGCGTCATCGAGGACTTCCTCTCCAAGCACCCCGACTTCACGGTGCGCCCGGTGGCGGAGCTGCTGGGCCCGGAGCTGGGGCCGAAGCTGGGCCCCGGCCCCTACCTGCGGCTGGCGCCGCACACGCACGGCACCGACGGCTTCTTCGGCGCCGTGCTCGTCCGCGCGAAGTAG